A window of the Schlesneria paludicola DSM 18645 genome harbors these coding sequences:
- a CDS encoding tetratricopeptide repeat protein gives MVRITRLNVCLAALLVSFIVSGCQSNKSMMAWKERSKPKPKFQGLEGPDEVAYWPYKVDKSGKKTTPMPDQIKDKLAKKSEIEKRDSQLSDLMKEGDQLSANGQFEDARLVYMRALMASPGNAAVHHRLAVVADKQHQYSAADEHYQAALRSRPRDVNILSDLGYSYTLRGSLSQAEQTLKQALEIDRQHRRAMANMGLVYAKQNRRDDALAMFREGATEAEAQQFMASIFSQNYGEPEVAASGPRRTRDRKGMTFEQIQDEMAREAQDAKRKRYEADQKELAQARNSQQLDEEWSEQPAPRRVASTHRGDPNQNPSGAFASNGESQSDAFAHHDTQNRDGQRQNLAGVTLYPSTNDPGAGVTPHDPSFVGQTPAAGAQPFTIERGRSSLAQNPRSRSLDPLVQQTRGQQSMMGARSSLGGDSASQLATQLGMSVGPGSLFPVMDGAVGESPTQYANPSTANPAFTNPAVTAPPMGIPAAAVPAAPNGSMAVPAHSYDTRFGGEFQQAQSYQSSNRFGDNQIQQTANRSFSTTSQAEKTEAGPAIAPASPTSNWGSPSDWQGGSGELPSWANQQPTTGSAGTGQDSAVGQSAWAQNSDRRVNTLDSADFSNQANSRDQFSSDTTRPYSGNWPANANSLPNRQPSNVIINGRSSNGLDAQNQFGTPTNQAGSMPPTGSTGSVPQWPYTPK, from the coding sequence ATGGTTCGCATTACCAGATTGAACGTTTGCCTGGCGGCGCTGCTCGTCTCGTTCATCGTATCCGGCTGTCAGTCGAACAAGTCGATGATGGCGTGGAAAGAACGTAGCAAGCCGAAGCCGAAATTCCAGGGACTGGAAGGTCCGGACGAGGTCGCGTATTGGCCTTATAAAGTGGATAAATCCGGCAAAAAAACGACCCCGATGCCGGATCAGATCAAGGACAAACTGGCAAAGAAATCGGAAATCGAGAAACGCGACTCGCAGTTGTCCGACCTGATGAAGGAAGGCGATCAGCTGAGTGCGAATGGACAATTCGAAGATGCTCGGTTGGTTTACATGCGTGCGCTGATGGCTTCGCCGGGCAACGCCGCCGTGCACCATCGACTGGCCGTCGTGGCGGATAAACAGCATCAGTATTCTGCGGCGGATGAACACTATCAGGCGGCGCTGCGTTCAAGGCCGCGCGACGTGAACATTCTGAGTGACCTTGGTTATTCCTATACATTGCGTGGAAGCCTGTCTCAGGCGGAACAAACGTTGAAGCAGGCTCTCGAAATCGACCGCCAACACCGCCGAGCGATGGCCAATATGGGGTTGGTCTATGCCAAGCAAAATCGCCGCGACGATGCGCTGGCCATGTTTCGGGAAGGGGCGACCGAGGCCGAGGCACAACAGTTCATGGCCTCGATCTTCTCACAGAACTATGGCGAGCCTGAAGTTGCTGCGAGCGGTCCTCGGCGAACTCGAGATCGGAAGGGTATGACCTTCGAGCAGATCCAAGATGAAATGGCCCGCGAGGCGCAAGACGCCAAGCGAAAACGTTATGAAGCCGACCAAAAGGAATTGGCTCAAGCTCGTAACTCGCAACAGCTTGACGAAGAATGGAGTGAGCAGCCCGCACCGCGTCGAGTCGCTTCGACACATCGGGGCGATCCGAACCAGAACCCGTCGGGGGCGTTCGCCTCAAACGGTGAATCCCAGTCGGATGCCTTTGCCCATCACGACACACAAAATCGAGACGGGCAACGCCAGAATCTGGCGGGGGTAACACTTTATCCGTCGACGAATGATCCAGGCGCCGGGGTGACGCCACATGACCCGTCCTTCGTCGGACAGACTCCAGCGGCAGGAGCGCAACCATTCACCATTGAACGCGGTCGTTCGTCGCTCGCACAAAATCCGCGGTCACGTTCGTTAGATCCGCTTGTCCAACAGACGCGTGGCCAGCAATCGATGATGGGGGCACGGTCGAGTCTGGGAGGCGATTCGGCCAGCCAGCTTGCAACACAATTGGGCATGAGCGTCGGACCTGGAAGTCTATTCCCAGTGATGGATGGGGCCGTAGGCGAATCGCCAACGCAGTATGCGAATCCTTCCACCGCCAATCCTGCCTTCACCAATCCCGCTGTCACTGCACCACCAATGGGAATCCCGGCCGCCGCAGTACCCGCCGCCCCAAATGGATCGATGGCCGTACCAGCACATTCGTATGACACGCGCTTTGGTGGTGAATTCCAACAGGCTCAGTCGTATCAGAGTTCGAACAGGTTTGGTGACAATCAAATTCAGCAGACGGCAAATCGAAGTTTCTCGACAACCTCTCAAGCCGAGAAAACAGAAGCCGGACCAGCCATTGCTCCTGCATCACCGACCTCCAATTGGGGATCTCCGAGTGACTGGCAAGGCGGTTCTGGCGAGCTGCCTAGTTGGGCCAATCAGCAGCCCACAACGGGGTCAGCGGGAACCGGACAGGATTCGGCTGTCGGGCAATCAGCCTGGGCACAGAATTCCGATCGACGCGTGAACACCTTGGACTCAGCGGATTTCTCGAATCAGGCGAACAGCCGCGATCAATTCTCGTCGGATACGACTCGTCCCTATAGCGGAAACTGGCCCGCGAATGCGAACTCGCTTCCCAATCGACAACCCTCGAACGTCATCATCAATGGTCGTTCTTCGAATGGCCTTGATGCCCAGAACCAATTCGGCACGCCCACCAATCAAGCCGGATCAATGCCGCCAACGGGTTCAACCGGCTCGGTGCCTCAGTGGCCTTACACCCCGAAGTAA
- a CDS encoding Flp family type IVb pilin → MNKFMTSVKNFLVSEDGPTAVEYAVMLALIIVVCIGTVSSIGTKANAKFLSAANAL, encoded by the coding sequence ATGAACAAGTTCATGACCAGCGTTAAGAATTTTCTCGTTTCGGAAGATGGTCCAACCGCCGTTGAATACGCGGTGATGCTCGCTTTGATCATCGTCGTTTGTATCGGTACGGTCTCGTCGATCGGTACGAAGGCCAATGCCAAGTTCCTGTCGGCCGCCAACGCCCTGTAA
- the cpaB gene encoding Flp pilus assembly protein CpaB: protein MKSKQMMLFAVAIGCGLVAMIGAQAILSGNKAPEQEMIKILVALKDMDPGTPLDETNVGFKEWPRENAPEGSITTKEEFAGHAIKIRVSPAMPVLIPYLGPKGQVGVASMIPKGMTLVSLPVDSTQTHSGLLRAGSYVSVSCAISRRLRDGQESTSIKTVLKRVKVIAVGDKVAGNDVATKDPNAVKVENISFVTYPRQAKLLHLAKVVSAGRLQFALLGEEDIASEDEQDLDETMLAQRSRELENASDIPDENSTISKTKTPPKERPIGSSFSEYLKQQPVAPEVAQLGKNPSRPVWRVEIYNGDKKEIYEHDLPDGHQPVAPATNPTIGDQWASPLMKFFSRKRTPKSEIQETEATPARNTPKSPSRDTSAAVPTDAMRQ from the coding sequence ATGAAATCAAAACAAATGATGTTGTTCGCAGTCGCGATCGGCTGCGGTCTTGTCGCAATGATTGGCGCGCAAGCGATTTTGTCAGGGAACAAAGCCCCCGAGCAGGAAATGATTAAGATCCTGGTCGCATTAAAGGATATGGATCCGGGAACGCCACTCGACGAGACCAATGTTGGTTTCAAAGAATGGCCGAGGGAGAACGCTCCTGAAGGATCGATTACCACGAAAGAAGAGTTTGCAGGGCATGCAATCAAAATTCGTGTGTCACCGGCGATGCCTGTTCTGATTCCCTATCTGGGCCCCAAAGGCCAGGTCGGTGTTGCCAGCATGATCCCTAAAGGAATGACTTTGGTCTCGTTGCCTGTCGATTCGACGCAGACACACAGCGGGTTGCTGAGAGCGGGCAGTTACGTGTCCGTCTCTTGTGCGATTTCTCGTCGTCTTCGGGACGGACAGGAAAGCACGTCGATCAAGACCGTTTTGAAACGCGTTAAGGTAATCGCGGTTGGTGACAAGGTTGCCGGAAACGACGTCGCCACGAAAGATCCGAACGCCGTCAAGGTCGAGAACATTTCGTTCGTGACCTATCCACGGCAGGCGAAACTTCTGCATCTGGCCAAGGTGGTCAGCGCAGGTCGACTTCAGTTCGCGCTACTCGGTGAAGAAGACATCGCGAGCGAAGACGAACAGGACCTTGATGAAACGATGTTGGCGCAACGATCAAGAGAACTCGAGAACGCCTCCGACATTCCCGACGAGAATTCAACGATTTCGAAAACAAAAACACCTCCGAAAGAGCGGCCGATTGGATCGAGCTTTTCCGAGTACCTGAAGCAACAACCGGTCGCACCTGAAGTTGCCCAACTTGGTAAGAACCCTTCACGGCCAGTCTGGCGAGTGGAGATCTACAACGGCGACAAGAAAGAGATCTATGAGCACGATCTTCCGGATGGTCATCAACCGGTTGCACCCGCGACGAATCCGACAATCGGAGATCAATGGGCATCACCGTTGATGAAATTCTTCAGCCGCAAACGAACACCCAAATCAGAGATTCAAGAGACCGAAGCGACACCCGCCAGAAACACGCCAAAGAGTCCATCGAGAGATACGAGCGCGGCAGTCCCGACGGATGCCATGCGACAATAG
- a CDS encoding HK97 family phage prohead protease: MLPTAVTIERRSGGGKVLTGYAAVFYKPGIPGTQYQLNRGIVERIRPGAFDKALRERQDTICCWNHDADYPLGRVSSGTCRLSVDSVGLKYSCDLPQYPFPPGLVELLERRDVSGSSFQFVMGDDQWEEDGSSIVRWVNEIALLIDVGPVTTPAYAASTATIAGSPPIRAAVPAVGSDAVAVRLRMLAIDEERERDRDAVAKRLRQLGL, translated from the coding sequence GTGTTGCCGACTGCCGTAACTATCGAACGGCGATCAGGCGGCGGAAAAGTGCTGACCGGATATGCAGCCGTTTTTTACAAGCCTGGCATCCCCGGCACACAGTACCAGCTTAATCGTGGAATCGTTGAGCGCATCCGACCTGGCGCGTTCGATAAGGCTTTGCGAGAACGGCAAGACACCATTTGTTGCTGGAATCACGACGCAGACTATCCGCTTGGCAGAGTGTCATCGGGAACGTGCAGACTGTCTGTCGATAGCGTCGGACTGAAGTATTCCTGCGATCTGCCGCAGTACCCGTTTCCGCCTGGCTTGGTCGAACTTCTTGAACGCCGTGACGTGTCTGGCAGCAGCTTCCAGTTCGTAATGGGCGATGACCAGTGGGAGGAAGACGGAAGCTCGATCGTGCGATGGGTCAATGAGATCGCGCTATTAATCGATGTTGGCCCGGTGACAACACCAGCATACGCGGCTTCGACTGCCACGATAGCTGGATCACCACCGATACGTGCTGCCGTGCCTGCGGTTGGATCTGATGCGGTAGCAGTGAGGCTTCGCATGTTGGCGATCGACGAGGAGCGGGAACGCGATCGTGACGCGGTTGCGAAACGACTTCGGCAGCTTGGGCTCTAA
- a CDS encoding amidase codes for MSDSTAFASIAELGRSLRNKDVTAIELAESSLERLERWGAEFNAVVRTTRDLALAQARQADDELRDGRDRGPLHGIPYGLKDLFATKGIPTSWGAAPLKDQMIDDDATVVVRLRESGAILCAKLAMVELAGGFGYKQANASFTGPGRNPWDRTCWSGGSSSGSGAAVAAGLVPFAIGTETMGSIITPAGYCGVTGLRPTYGRVSRHGAMALSWTMDKIGPMCRTAADCALVLHAVAGPDRADETTVPDRWERQPEPKQSGFHFAVLDAPPDDVQLEVLENYNAMLDLLRTIGTVETIKLPDLPYSVVASTIISSEMSAAFESFVRSGDTWELTAPEDRWGAHSNMLIPAKDYINALRIRTKIQHALDDIIAPFDAIVTPTLSTEAGPIEQRFSQWSRGFVCSELSAAANVAGLPGITIPSGFGHRGLPTGIEFTGRAFNEHSILAAAIACQKSSDWHTRHPALKQPTPE; via the coding sequence ATGTCTGATTCGACTGCGTTCGCTTCGATCGCCGAACTTGGACGATCGCTTCGAAACAAAGATGTGACAGCGATTGAATTGGCCGAGAGTTCTCTCGAACGACTGGAACGTTGGGGGGCAGAATTCAACGCCGTCGTCAGGACGACACGCGATTTGGCACTTGCCCAAGCCAGGCAGGCCGACGACGAATTACGAGATGGTCGCGATCGCGGACCGCTGCACGGAATTCCTTATGGACTCAAGGATCTCTTCGCAACGAAGGGAATTCCCACTTCGTGGGGCGCCGCGCCACTCAAAGACCAGATGATCGATGACGACGCGACGGTTGTTGTCCGCCTGCGAGAATCCGGCGCCATCTTGTGCGCCAAACTTGCCATGGTCGAACTGGCTGGCGGGTTCGGCTACAAGCAAGCCAACGCCAGTTTCACCGGTCCAGGACGAAACCCCTGGGACCGGACCTGCTGGTCAGGCGGCTCGTCGTCGGGATCTGGTGCGGCCGTTGCCGCGGGCCTCGTTCCGTTCGCGATCGGCACTGAAACGATGGGATCAATCATTACCCCCGCGGGATATTGTGGCGTCACGGGACTGCGTCCGACGTACGGCCGCGTCAGCCGACATGGAGCCATGGCACTCAGTTGGACGATGGACAAGATCGGCCCGATGTGCCGGACGGCAGCAGACTGCGCCCTTGTCCTGCACGCCGTCGCCGGTCCCGATCGAGCTGACGAAACGACTGTTCCAGATCGATGGGAGCGACAGCCAGAACCAAAACAATCCGGCTTTCACTTCGCCGTGCTCGATGCCCCCCCCGACGATGTCCAGCTCGAGGTTCTGGAAAACTACAACGCCATGCTGGACCTGCTGCGGACAATCGGTACCGTCGAGACAATTAAGCTACCAGATCTTCCGTATTCGGTGGTGGCTTCGACCATCATTTCGAGCGAGATGTCCGCCGCGTTTGAATCATTTGTCCGCAGCGGCGACACGTGGGAATTGACCGCGCCAGAAGATCGTTGGGGCGCGCATTCCAATATGCTCATTCCGGCCAAAGACTACATCAACGCCCTGCGTATTCGCACCAAGATTCAGCACGCACTCGACGACATCATCGCCCCATTTGATGCGATCGTCACACCGACACTCAGCACCGAAGCCGGACCCATTGAACAGCGATTCTCTCAATGGTCACGCGGATTCGTTTGTTCGGAGCTCAGTGCGGCCGCTAACGTCGCCGGACTACCGGGAATCACCATTCCCAGTGGCTTCGGTCACCGCGGACTCCCCACCGGAATTGAATTCACGGGACGTGCGTTCAACGAACACTCCATCCTTGCCGCGGCAATCGCGTGTCAGAAATCCAGCGACTGGCACACAAGACACCCGGCTCTGAAGCAGCCGACGCCCGAATGA
- a CDS encoding AAA family ATPase, whose protein sequence is MKSVIRLALVDPNDASRNTLKPLLLGIDAVWLEAECSRYEFFPDVLKQTQPDIALVAIDSSPQSGLEVVAHIHQNYPSCQILVLSSSQEGTLILQAMRNGAKEFLSSPLKLDDFLAALERIRLVMGKAQGDGQVRASQVISVAGVSGGIGCTSLAINLGCCLAQHPGRSVSIIDLDLALGDADVWLDIIPDYTIQDVAENITRLDYSLLRRSLTKHECGAFLLPRPVEMEEKTHIGADEMRRMIALLKATFTHLVIDLSKSYGALDQAAMAASDVILIVTQLDLPSLRNANRLMQYFKRQTGLFEKVKIVVNRMGLEDSSISLSKALEVLGHDVFAQIPNEYGTMVEARNNGIPLISQAPKSRLTKSIIQLARNLDQATEAEDALEEKKPTRKGLFSFLGAGGK, encoded by the coding sequence ATGAAAAGCGTTATCCGACTCGCACTCGTTGATCCAAACGATGCTTCGCGGAACACGCTGAAGCCATTGCTTCTCGGGATTGACGCCGTGTGGCTGGAAGCGGAATGCTCACGCTACGAATTCTTCCCCGATGTCTTGAAGCAGACTCAGCCTGACATTGCATTGGTCGCCATTGATTCCAGTCCGCAGAGCGGGCTGGAGGTGGTGGCGCACATTCATCAGAACTATCCCTCGTGTCAGATCCTGGTACTGAGCAGTTCTCAAGAAGGTACTCTGATTCTGCAGGCGATGCGGAACGGGGCGAAGGAGTTTCTTTCCAGTCCCCTGAAATTGGATGATTTCCTGGCGGCGCTCGAACGGATCCGGCTGGTGATGGGCAAGGCTCAGGGCGATGGACAAGTGCGTGCCAGTCAGGTGATTTCCGTGGCAGGTGTTTCTGGCGGAATCGGGTGCACATCTCTCGCCATCAATCTGGGATGTTGCCTGGCCCAGCACCCTGGTCGCAGCGTTTCGATTATCGATCTTGATTTGGCGCTGGGTGATGCGGATGTGTGGCTGGATATTATTCCCGACTACACAATCCAGGATGTTGCCGAAAACATTACTCGACTGGACTACTCGCTGCTGCGTCGCTCGTTGACGAAGCACGAGTGCGGGGCCTTTTTATTGCCGCGACCCGTTGAGATGGAAGAGAAAACGCATATCGGTGCCGATGAAATGCGCCGGATGATTGCGCTCTTGAAAGCGACCTTTACCCATTTGGTCATCGACCTGAGCAAGAGCTACGGAGCTCTCGATCAGGCGGCAATGGCAGCATCGGATGTGATTCTGATTGTCACTCAATTGGACCTGCCGTCATTGCGAAATGCGAACCGGTTAATGCAGTATTTCAAGCGACAGACGGGCCTGTTCGAGAAGGTCAAGATTGTGGTCAATCGTATGGGCCTTGAGGATAGTTCGATCAGCTTGTCGAAGGCGCTTGAAGTTCTCGGTCACGATGTCTTTGCACAGATTCCAAATGAATATGGCACGATGGTCGAAGCGAGAAACAATGGAATTCCATTGATTTCGCAGGCACCCAAGTCGCGCCTGACAAAAAGCATCATTCAACTGGCTCGGAATCTTGATCAGGCGACAGAGGCCGAAGACGCGCTGGAAGAGAAGAAGCCAACGCGGAAAGGTCTGTTTAGCTTTCTGGGCGCGGGCGGCAAATAA
- a CDS encoding A24 family peptidase, with amino-acid sequence MDWLQVLLVHWDITLVSAVLIFAAYIDGKQLKVPNWITFPMVLTGLAYHTLANGWSGCSASLAGIGCGLLCLLPLYAIGGMGAGDVKLMAGIGAWLGAATTWNSFLVTVIVGALMAIVMVAWSGRIQHHVTQFFHIAFEIMTIRDPNKLFAIAKERKPTMSLLPYGIPICVGSLMYFAYAVGYGLI; translated from the coding sequence ATGGATTGGCTGCAAGTTTTGTTGGTTCACTGGGATATCACACTCGTCTCAGCCGTTTTGATTTTTGCCGCCTATATCGATGGGAAACAGCTTAAGGTTCCCAACTGGATTACGTTTCCGATGGTGCTGACGGGCCTGGCCTATCACACGCTCGCCAATGGCTGGTCGGGTTGCAGTGCCAGCCTGGCAGGAATTGGCTGCGGATTGCTGTGTCTGTTGCCGCTGTACGCGATCGGTGGAATGGGAGCCGGCGATGTGAAACTGATGGCGGGAATTGGCGCCTGGCTGGGTGCCGCGACGACCTGGAATTCGTTCTTGGTGACGGTGATCGTCGGTGCCTTGATGGCCATTGTGATGGTGGCATGGAGCGGACGGATTCAGCACCACGTGACCCAATTCTTCCACATTGCGTTCGAAATCATGACGATCCGCGATCCGAACAAGCTATTCGCCATCGCCAAAGAGCGCAAACCTACGATGTCTCTGCTGCCCTACGGCATTCCGATCTGTGTCGGATCGCTGATGTACTTCGCATACGCCGTGGGTTACGGCTTGATCTAA
- a CDS encoding riboflavin synthase, which yields MFTGLVECLGRVVSLTEEPGGVRLAIEAPATMRSLAADPGAQNACGDSVAINGCCLTIVAFGQNTWEFQAGQETLSKTNLGALRPGDLVNLERSLPVNGRLGGHFVQGHVDGVGVVDQLDRDAKWIAMGFRIPAPLAELLVPKGSVAVDGVSLTVVLAEPERFTVALIPHTLSVTTLGQRAVGQTVNIETDILGKYARKFMAGFQNV from the coding sequence ATGTTTACAGGATTGGTTGAGTGCCTGGGGCGCGTCGTTTCCTTGACCGAGGAGCCGGGTGGGGTTCGACTGGCAATTGAGGCGCCTGCAACCATGCGTTCTCTGGCTGCTGATCCCGGGGCTCAGAATGCCTGTGGTGACAGTGTGGCCATCAATGGCTGTTGCTTGACGATCGTGGCGTTCGGCCAGAACACGTGGGAATTTCAAGCGGGGCAAGAGACGCTTTCGAAAACCAATCTCGGCGCGTTGCGGCCTGGCGACTTGGTCAATCTTGAACGGTCATTGCCTGTGAATGGTCGGTTGGGTGGGCATTTCGTCCAAGGGCATGTTGACGGCGTCGGCGTTGTTGATCAGCTAGACCGCGATGCCAAGTGGATTGCCATGGGGTTTCGAATTCCCGCGCCGCTCGCCGAACTGCTCGTTCCTAAGGGATCGGTCGCGGTGGATGGAGTGAGTTTGACTGTTGTTCTGGCCGAACCTGAACGGTTCACCGTGGCGCTGATTCCTCATACTCTGTCGGTGACGACGCTCGGGCAGCGTGCGGTCGGGCAAACGGTCAATATCGAGACCGACATTCTGGGGAAATATGCTCGCAAGTTCATGGCGGGATTTCAGAATGTTTGA
- a CDS encoding type II and III secretion system protein family protein, whose protein sequence is MSTIQPTGRANSDRVLSLESWCGFAFRQMTSRRLPWGCALAAALLAPAMESTARGQDPPESPAPSTVRRAAEDDRSYEAVKVISPKMRVNLTEKFSKDLEFSEWLKRVDGFDDKVINVMSLGHNRLRIRGLTQGVTTMVITGDSGQRYSIEVYVSGDARLLQAVLKENFPDSAIECRALFGGTILLTGYVTDNQTIAQIMDVARVYAPDVINHMRVGGPQEVQARVKILEVQRSKLRTFGINFQALTQSAVIASTPGSITPITSLVNPIGGGPSIGQQPSSTNPLSLTAGFSGNHFAFDLFVQALKEEGLLKVMSEPVLVVRSGEAARLEDGGEFPIPVPGGLGTVTIEFREFGVILQTLPIVISPTRVKLQVTAEVSDKDTANSITLQGTTVPGISKRKVQSTVDMNFGDTMVVGGLISTRVMGSNLKTPFLGELPLVGAMFRKTISQQSETELIILITPEFGNSMPSDQVPPGGPGMNTTVPTDRELYDYGLIEVPKYGPDCGTECDGNYLNRFQGDYQPSRSSIPISPAVTPTPIMGTSPSSGMGTLPNPTSGGLISPSGPGTTSPVPPPPSTENGLSRRTRSAKPPSRSKPPTTRGLQDTDESSVQPAGFKKSPKSERTTETQSKSQKRDETGQ, encoded by the coding sequence ATGTCAACGATTCAGCCGACGGGCCGTGCCAATTCCGATCGAGTGTTATCTCTCGAGAGCTGGTGTGGTTTTGCATTTCGCCAAATGACGTCACGGCGGTTGCCGTGGGGTTGTGCTCTGGCTGCGGCGTTGCTTGCGCCTGCCATGGAGTCGACCGCACGCGGTCAGGATCCGCCCGAGAGTCCTGCTCCGTCGACAGTTCGCCGTGCGGCAGAAGACGATCGGTCTTACGAGGCGGTGAAAGTCATTTCGCCGAAAATGCGGGTCAATCTGACCGAGAAGTTCTCCAAAGATCTTGAATTCAGCGAATGGCTGAAACGGGTCGACGGATTCGACGACAAAGTCATCAACGTAATGTCGCTGGGGCACAATCGTCTGCGAATTCGCGGACTGACCCAAGGTGTGACCACGATGGTGATCACCGGCGATAGTGGGCAGCGATATTCCATTGAAGTTTACGTCAGCGGCGACGCCCGCTTGCTGCAGGCCGTGCTCAAAGAGAATTTTCCCGACTCGGCAATTGAATGCCGGGCCCTGTTTGGGGGAACCATCCTGCTGACGGGGTATGTAACAGACAATCAGACGATCGCGCAGATTATGGATGTGGCGCGCGTCTATGCTCCAGACGTCATCAATCACATGCGAGTTGGCGGGCCACAGGAAGTTCAGGCGCGAGTCAAGATCCTCGAAGTTCAGCGTTCGAAGCTGCGAACGTTTGGGATCAACTTCCAGGCATTGACGCAAAGTGCGGTCATAGCGAGTACGCCAGGATCGATTACGCCCATTACAAGTCTGGTCAATCCGATCGGGGGCGGTCCGAGTATCGGTCAACAGCCGAGTTCGACCAACCCCTTGTCACTGACCGCGGGATTCAGCGGAAATCACTTTGCCTTTGATTTGTTTGTGCAGGCCTTGAAGGAAGAAGGCCTGTTGAAGGTGATGTCGGAACCCGTACTGGTTGTTCGCAGTGGCGAAGCGGCCCGCTTGGAAGATGGGGGCGAGTTTCCGATTCCAGTTCCTGGTGGGCTCGGAACAGTGACGATCGAGTTCCGTGAATTCGGGGTCATTTTGCAGACGCTGCCGATCGTGATCAGCCCGACACGCGTCAAGCTGCAGGTGACGGCGGAAGTGAGCGACAAAGATACGGCGAACTCGATTACGTTGCAGGGCACGACGGTTCCCGGCATTTCGAAACGAAAAGTTCAGTCGACTGTCGACATGAATTTCGGCGATACGATGGTCGTCGGCGGATTGATCTCGACCCGAGTGATGGGATCAAATTTGAAAACGCCGTTCCTGGGTGAATTGCCACTGGTCGGTGCGATGTTCCGAAAGACGATCTCTCAGCAGTCGGAAACCGAGTTGATCATTCTGATTACCCCGGAATTCGGAAACAGTATGCCATCGGATCAGGTTCCGCCTGGCGGTCCAGGGATGAATACGACCGTTCCGACCGACCGCGAACTTTATGACTATGGTTTAATCGAAGTTCCCAAATACGGTCCAGATTGCGGCACAGAATGCGACGGAAACTATCTGAATCGATTTCAGGGAGATTACCAGCCATCGCGATCCAGCATTCCGATCTCACCTGCGGTGACGCCAACGCCGATTATGGGAACATCGCCAAGTTCCGGAATGGGGACACTGCCTAACCCGACATCGGGTGGATTGATTTCACCATCCGGTCCAGGGACGACCTCCCCTGTTCCACCACCTCCAAGTACCGAAAACGGCTTGTCGCGACGGACGCGATCCGCCAAACCCCCATCTCGATCAAAACCCCCGACAACACGGGGATTGCAGGATACGGATGAATCCTCGGTTCAGCCGGCTGGATTCAAGAAATCCCCGAAATCGGAACGCACGACAGAAACGCAATCGAAGAGTCAAAAGCGAGATGAGACTGGCCAGTAA